In the Alkaliphilus oremlandii OhILAs genome, one interval contains:
- a CDS encoding histidine phosphatase family protein codes for MRHGQTSWNLEKRTQGGKDSDLTALGIRQAESLRKKFQKIKLDSIYTSPLKRAYTTAQMVAKDQNLNCILDDRLVEMNFGDWEGLTHEEIKKFYPEEFKTWRMEPHMAVIPNGETISVVQERMVAFLNDIIIQSNDDNILVVSHSATIKLLLLHILSMNLNHYYNLQQDNCAINLVTFKPYGPVLVKYNDICHMDIMMER; via the coding sequence GTGCGACATGGACAAACTTCTTGGAACTTAGAAAAAAGGACCCAGGGAGGAAAAGATTCTGACCTGACAGCCTTAGGGATTCGACAAGCTGAAAGTCTCCGTAAGAAATTCCAAAAAATTAAACTGGATTCAATTTATACCAGTCCATTAAAGAGAGCTTACACAACGGCACAAATGGTTGCTAAGGATCAAAATCTTAATTGTATACTGGATGACAGATTGGTAGAAATGAATTTTGGAGATTGGGAAGGTTTAACCCATGAGGAAATAAAAAAATTCTACCCGGAAGAATTCAAAACTTGGAGAATGGAGCCTCATATGGCTGTTATTCCAAATGGTGAGACGATATCCGTCGTACAAGAAAGAATGGTTGCCTTTTTAAATGATATTATCATTCAATCTAATGATGATAACATATTGGTAGTAAGTCATAGTGCCACCATTAAGCTGCTTTTGCTTCACATTCTTTCCATGAACTTGAATCATTATTATAATCTACAACAAGATAATTGTGCGATCAATTTGGTAACCTTTAAACCTTATGGACCTGTATTGGTAAAGTATAATGATATATGCCATATGGATATAATGATGGAAAGGTGA
- a CDS encoding lysophospholipid acyltransferase family protein, whose protein sequence is MLFYKVVRNTVKFLLHLIYRIEISGKENIPLEGKSIVCSNHFSLMDPVIIGTCLRRKINYMAKEELFSNKIFASALNKLGVFPVKRGGADVSAIKSALKILRSGELLGIFPEGTRSKNGEMLEAKAGLAMIAIKSESPVIPVAIIANYKIFSKVKVIIGEPIDFSSYYGQKVSTEEYQLLSQNVLNHIKNLIHEENTSVEKL, encoded by the coding sequence ATGTTATTCTATAAAGTGGTAAGAAATACGGTTAAATTTTTACTTCATTTAATCTATAGAATTGAGATTTCTGGTAAAGAAAACATTCCCTTAGAAGGAAAATCTATCGTGTGTTCGAATCACTTTAGCCTGATGGATCCTGTGATTATTGGCACATGTTTGCGAAGAAAAATAAACTATATGGCGAAGGAAGAGCTTTTCTCAAACAAAATTTTTGCTTCCGCTTTAAATAAATTAGGTGTATTCCCTGTGAAGAGAGGTGGAGCCGATGTAAGTGCAATAAAATCCGCCTTAAAGATATTGAGATCTGGGGAATTACTTGGAATATTTCCAGAGGGTACAAGAAGTAAAAATGGAGAGATGCTGGAGGCGAAAGCAGGTCTTGCGATGATCGCTATCAAATCTGAGAGTCCGGTTATTCCTGTAGCTATCATAGCAAACTATAAGATATTTAGTAAAGTAAAAGTTATTATTGGCGAACCAATTGATTTTTCTAGTTATTATGGACAAAAAGTTTCTACAGAAGAGTATCAGTTACTAAGCCAAAATGTGTTGAATCACATCAAAAATTTAATTCATGAAGAAAATACATCCGTAGAAAAATTATAA
- the aroH gene encoding chorismate mutase, whose amino-acid sequence MRIIGIRGAITVNENSTVAIDAASYEMMKKIIELNSIVEDDVISITFTMTKDLNQRYPSAIVREKLNWKNTPILNFEEKDIIHSLEKCIRVLIYAYSDKAKKDVAHVYLKEAEKLRPDLCFK is encoded by the coding sequence ATGAGGATAATAGGTATTCGTGGCGCTATTACAGTAAATGAAAACAGTACTGTGGCAATAGACGCTGCTTCTTATGAAATGATGAAAAAGATTATTGAATTAAACTCTATCGTGGAAGATGATGTGATTAGTATAACTTTTACAATGACAAAGGACCTCAATCAACGGTACCCATCTGCTATTGTTCGAGAAAAGCTGAATTGGAAGAACACCCCTATTTTAAATTTTGAAGAAAAAGATATCATCCATAGTTTAGAAAAATGTATTCGAGTTCTAATATATGCATATAGCGATAAAGCAAAAAAAGATGTGGCTCACGTATATTTAAAGGAAGCTGAAAAGCTGAGACCTGATCTTTGTTTTAAATAA
- a CDS encoding BaiN/RdsA family NAD(P)/FAD-dependent oxidoreductase, whose translation MRKKVIVIGAGPAGIMAGITAARQNKEVIVIEKNDQIGKKLRITGGGRCNLTNACSISEMIEKTLCNGKFLYPSFNAFSNMDLIHFVESNGCKVKIESKGKVFPLSDRSQDIIDLFLRVLNQYNAVVRTQHEVKDILTSENTIVGVQLRDGLVLECDSVIIATGGMSYPHLGSTGDGYTFAQTLGHRIVDLKPSLVPIAIKEEWIDDLMGISLKDVRIISKVGNKKKIETEGDLIFTHYGISGPAVLEHSAYLNKYAQSSGSIIKIDLLPSYQYEDLELIFKNESMMNGSKLVRSILGNYLPKNLSSKLLNLLEVEEDLRLRDLSKKDRNKLIHIIKELELTVSSFRSIKEATITSGGIPINEIDSKTMESKVIKGLYFAGEIIDVDAITGGYNLQIAFSTGYVAGMNA comes from the coding sequence ATGAGAAAAAAAGTGATTGTTATTGGAGCAGGTCCAGCTGGAATTATGGCTGGAATTACAGCTGCTAGGCAGAATAAAGAGGTTATTGTAATTGAAAAGAATGATCAAATAGGTAAAAAATTAAGAATAACTGGGGGAGGACGGTGTAATTTAACGAATGCTTGCAGCATTTCAGAGATGATAGAGAAGACCTTATGTAATGGTAAGTTCTTATATCCTAGTTTTAATGCCTTCAGCAATATGGACTTGATCCACTTTGTAGAAAGCAATGGCTGCAAGGTAAAAATTGAATCAAAGGGAAAGGTTTTCCCCCTAAGTGATCGATCCCAGGACATTATAGATCTATTTCTAAGGGTCTTGAATCAATATAACGCTGTTGTTCGAACGCAACATGAAGTAAAGGATATTCTAACATCTGAGAATACGATTGTCGGTGTTCAGCTTAGGGACGGGCTGGTATTGGAATGCGACAGTGTAATTATTGCAACAGGTGGTATGTCTTATCCACACTTAGGAAGCACAGGGGACGGCTATACCTTTGCACAAACTTTGGGTCATCGTATCGTCGATTTAAAACCGAGCTTAGTGCCAATTGCTATTAAAGAAGAGTGGATAGACGATTTAATGGGAATCTCTCTAAAAGATGTTCGCATCATTTCTAAAGTGGGTAACAAAAAGAAGATAGAAACAGAAGGTGATCTCATTTTTACACATTATGGCATATCTGGACCGGCTGTGTTAGAACACAGTGCATATTTAAATAAATATGCTCAAAGTTCCGGTAGCATAATAAAGATAGATTTATTGCCTTCTTATCAATATGAAGATTTAGAGCTTATTTTTAAGAATGAATCCATGATGAATGGAAGTAAATTGGTCCGAAGTATCTTGGGCAATTATTTGCCTAAGAACTTATCCAGTAAATTATTAAATTTACTGGAAGTAGAAGAAGATTTAAGATTGCGTGATTTATCTAAAAAGGATCGAAATAAACTGATTCATATAATTAAAGAATTGGAGCTGACGGTCAGTAGCTTTAGATCGATCAAAGAAGCTACAATTACATCTGGAGGAATCCCGATCAACGAAATAGATAGCAAGACCATGGAATCGAAAGTCATAAAAGGTCTTTATTTTGCAGGGGAGATTATTGATGTTGATGCTATTACAGGAGGGTACAATCTACAAATTGCTTTCTCTACAGGTTACGTTGCAGGTATGAATGCATAG
- the cmk gene encoding (d)CMP kinase, whose translation MEFVQIAIDGPAGAGKSTIAKRIAERLNITYIDTGAMYRALTYKVLANNIDITNEKTIIELAQNSNIQFLQENIYLDGKMINEEIRSIEINKKVSHVAKIKEVREILVDAQRKIALGQDVIMDGRDIGTHVLPNATLKIFLTASVQERALRRYLELKKKGIEVDIDELEKDIMNRDNIDSQRAFAPLVKAQDAIIIDTTGLTIEDVVERIINLLKGV comes from the coding sequence ATGGAATTTGTTCAAATTGCAATAGATGGCCCTGCAGGAGCTGGGAAAAGTACAATTGCCAAAAGAATAGCAGAGCGTTTAAATATCACATATATTGACACAGGTGCAATGTATAGGGCTCTTACATATAAAGTTTTAGCCAATAACATCGATATTACCAATGAAAAAACAATTATTGAATTAGCCCAAAATAGTAATATTCAATTTTTACAAGAGAATATTTACTTAGATGGCAAAATGATTAATGAAGAAATTCGGAGTATTGAGATTAATAAAAAGGTTTCACATGTGGCTAAGATTAAGGAAGTAAGAGAAATTCTAGTGGATGCACAAAGAAAAATTGCTTTGGGCCAAGATGTCATTATGGATGGTAGAGATATTGGTACCCATGTACTGCCAAATGCGACTTTAAAGATTTTCCTAACAGCTTCTGTACAAGAGAGAGCTTTAAGAAGGTATTTGGAGCTCAAGAAAAAAGGAATTGAAGTAGATATTGATGAGTTAGAAAAAGATATTATGAATAGAGATAATATCGATAGCCAGAGAGCATTTGCACCCTTGGTGAAAGCCCAAGATGCAATTATTATAGATACAACAGGTTTAACCATAGAGGATGTTGTAGAACGTATAATTAATCTTTTAAAGGGGGTATAA